The DNA region GGCCGACAGTGATGACGACGCGGTCGGCACGGTCAAGGCCCGCAGCGAGCGCAAGGGTGGAGCCACCCGCAGCCGGGCCGAGGCATCCGCCGGCGAGGGCCGGGGGAACATCTTCGTCCGGTTGCGGCGTTTCCTCCGTGAGGTGGTCGCCGAGCTGCGGAAGGTCATCTGGCCGTCGCGCAACCAGATGGTCACCTACACGATCGTCGTGATCGTGTTCGTGTCGGTGATGGTCGCCTACGTGGCCGGGTTGGACGTGCTCTTCGCCCGCGGGGTGCTGGCGATCTTCGGCTGACCCGTGGCCGTCGGCGCCGGGGGTCTGGCTCGCCGCCCCGTGACGCCCCACGGCCACGACAGGCACCATCGAAGAGAACGACCGCCACCCAGGCAGTGCAGAACCGGGTCAGACCGGACGAGAAGGAAGCGAGATCCACCGTGTCCAGCCACCTCGACCACTCCGAGGACTCCGTCCGCGAGCACGCGACGGACGAGGAGACCTCGACGCTCGAGAACGCGGCGGACGAGGAGGTCCTCAGCGACGGCGAACGGACAGTGCTCGCCCCCGCGCCGCCGGCCGATGCGCC from Nakamurella flava includes:
- the secE gene encoding preprotein translocase subunit SecE, which translates into the protein MSNDRDPAPRDGETPAGSAADETSSTAGSDDSTASAPAETAADGGTTPRAAAGSARAAARAAAGARPAPKARRSVTVDADGEPTTAETADSDDDAVGTVKARSERKGGATRSRAEASAGEGRGNIFVRLRRFLREVVAELRKVIWPSRNQMVTYTIVVIVFVSVMVAYVAGLDVLFARGVLAIFG